A window of the Trichoderma asperellum chromosome 4, complete sequence genome harbors these coding sequences:
- a CDS encoding uncharacterized protein (TransMembrane:1 (i117-138o)) has product MLPQRLVRASALRTTLAASRRLPTIQRRAFLPSQFSDKKVIDEKYPDPVRPSEAEDPGMNGGYINPPKIKRQFRDPYATWWDPQERRNFGEPVHEDNDMLGIFSPWEYTWTTTGPGLIMVGTFIAVFLGVSGVVYLNYPDLVAYPREFENGLERELGGPGAVRARMAGDAEP; this is encoded by the exons ATGCTCCCGCAACGACTTGTGCGAGCTTCGGCTCTGCGCACCACCCTAGCTGCCAGCCGAAGACTTCCTACGATCCAGCGACGAGCCTTTTTGCCATCCCAATTCTCCGACAAGAAAGTGATTGACGAAAAGTACCCCGATCCTGTGCGACCTAGCGAGGCCGAGGACCCTGGCATG AATGGAGGCTACATCAACCCGCCTAAGATCAAGCGACAATTCCGCGACCCCTATGCCACCTGGTGGGACCCTCAGGAGCGACGAAACTTTGGTGAGCCGGTGCACGAGGATAACGATATGCTGGGTATCTTCTCCCCATGGGAGTATACGTGGACCACTACAGGGCCCGGTCTGATCATGGTTGGAACATTCATCGCCGTTTTCCTCGGAGTTTCAGGAGTTGTGTATCTCAACTACCCTGACCTGGTTGCCTACCCCAGAGAGTTTGAGAATGGCTTAGAGCGAGAGCTGGGTGGCCCAGGAGCCGTAAGA GCACGAATGGCTGGCGATGCTGAGCCATAA